From Malaya genurostris strain Urasoe2022 chromosome 2, Malgen_1.1, whole genome shotgun sequence:
GCCAGAGAAAACTATGTGTATATTTTCAAATAGCAAAATGAAAATGCATCAAATATCATCTTGTACTTTAAGTGCAACAGTTTAAGTATATGAGATGAATGGAGTCAATTTATTTAAATTCCTGATAGCACATTTCGAAGCTCGTTAGTACTTTAATTGTTACTAGAGTTACTTTCTTTCCAACTACTACCAACTACCTTTTCTCCATTCTTCTCTTTCGGTTGTTTCGATTTCTACAGCAGGGGCCGTCGAACCTTCACGATTCGTCTTCTCAATACCAGCAATCCATTCTGAgtagaaactcacatcgatgtATACCTCTGGTAGATCATTCAGTTCGCAATGGTTGCCCTTTCCAATGTCTAGGATTCCCCTAAGAAAAGTATTGTTACCGGATTCATACACTAACGGTGAACCGTGCAGATTGGCGttgcactgatatttcggtcCGATCTCGAATCCCAAAAGCTGACCGCAGATGTGACCTCCGTCGGTGTGCACTTTCGCCCCCTCGCGTTGCCATCGTCTGGCACAGGATCGAACATTAGATGATGTAAAGTTTACTGTGAAATGTTCATCAAATTGAAGGACAGGCTGCCAATGTCGATACTGTAATTCTAAGTGGGAACTATTCCCGTCACTTTTTGGTAGACAGATTGGAGAGTTTGCGAAAGGTTGCTCCAACTCTACAATAGCGATGTTATTGGATAATTCCAATTTGTCGAAGCTAGGGTGTAGATAAACCTTTCGTGCCTTTGCAGTTATACCAACTGATCTGTAAAAAAGCAATACTGTTTATAAGGTATAAGTTTGTGGTTAGTGGTGGTTAGTTTTACAATTTAGTAATAGGAATTCCTTCGACACAGGATGCTGTTGTTACTAGTAGTGACGGTGATATTAGAGCAGCAAAGCACTGAAGTACATAATTGTTTCGAATATTATACAACCACTGGCCAGGTGAAGCGCTTGAGCAATTTTCAATAGCGAGAAGGTTCTGGGACGGAGTAAGTGATTTTTTTATAATCCAATCTTTATAAAAGGCAACGTCCAGTAGTAATATGTAATATACGTAATCTCGTTTGATCATGTTGAAAGATATTCCACGAAGATACCAAGAATCGTTATATTTTAGAAATAAGAGATCTCCTAACGTTCCTCTAAAGTTATATATTGATATAATGATACACAATGAATGCTCGTTTAAGAATGACTGAGAAATATTGTAGACATTGACACATTCATCATGAGGCCCAATTAAACTGTTGAATTCTCCTAAATAACCATCAGTATTTGAAATATCGAATTTCGGAGGTTCCATTTCCCAGAGACAAATTGGGCGTAGAAGTTCAGTGAATTGTAAGGAATCCTTTAGCTGTAGTAGAGCTATATTATGCATTCTTGTctgtcgatcaaagttttcatggGGACTGATCTTTCTTACTTTTGAGTGATGAAATGGTTTTCCTTCATAATTTCTTATAACCTTGAAAACTATAAGAAGCTGCGATGGATTGATTACGTCTTCAGGACTGTAAACCTCAGCAGGAGATAACACAAACAGGGGGTTTATAATTGCAACTTCGCAAAGTCTGGAAGGTGGTTTTCCATTCTTATAAACTTCACCTTTCCAAGGCCACTTTCGGTCTTCTTTGAAGCCGGTGCGAGAAAATTCAGTTTGTTTGATTTTTCCGCATTTACTGAATTGGTGCCCAGTAGAATCTTCGTGATGTGATGCGTTTAATTGGGGTACTTTTTGATTAATCCATGACCTATAGTATGCAACATCAGTAAACACTACGTAGCTCTTCGTATCTAGTAAAAGAGTTGTGGGATTTAGTTTACCGTTACTTACAATTCCCCGTAAACGCCACTTTCCATCGATTTCGATATACAAACCCCCTCCGCTATCACCAAGTCCGGCAGATGTTCCATTGCGATAGCCAGCACAAAATGTTTTCCTGTCGTATAAGAATTTCGGGTAATAAACAGGATCACTATCACGACAGTTTTTTCTCGATACTATCGGCATTATTGCATGTTGCAAAATGTCCGGAAGTGCTTCGTTCTCATCTTTACCCCAACCAACAATCATTCCATTTTTTCCGATGATCAACTCTTCTCCATCACCACCAATCCAGTAGCAAATCCGTTTGACATAATCCGTGAATTCAAATGATCCCGCTAATTTCAGCAGCGCGATGTCACTTTCCAAAGAATCCGTATTGTATTCTTCATGCCGCAGAATCTCAGCGACGGAAAACTGCTGAAGTGAATGTTCCAGCTGTTGTATATTAGCAATTCCAGCTCGAACTAGTATTTCCGAAGCAAACAATGGACGCACTCTGGACTGCGGGTATGTGCAATGAGCAGCCGTAATGACACAGTTTTTAGTGAGAATAGTTCCACCACATGCGTAACTAGGTGAAGCTCTGTTCATCCTGTGGAACAAACCAACATGCCATGGCCACTCTCCCAAGCGTGATTGGTTTCCAAAGTGAACTAACTGACGAGTCAATGCTGTCCGCTGGCCACAATCATCtggaaaaaaatagaaaatagctTTTATCGTGGAATCTATCCTACTATGTGTATTGTTTACCTCCAAAAATTGCACGAAAAGTTGAAAACATGAGAAGCAGAAAGGTACATTTCAAGAAGAACATCGTTTGTTTCGATCGAACTGCTAATCAGTAACTAACGAACACAAACAGCATCATCAACCGATTATCTCTGTTTTAATTCTTACGACGCTGCCCTTCAATTGCTGTAATCGTAATCGTTGATAACAATCTTGTTGGTAATCCCTGTAAAATCGACTGTTCTCATTCAAGAATGTCacataataaataattattcaatACAATGCGATTATATATGATGATTTACTTTAAATCGTGTTTATGCTTTTCTCTAGTGATAatgattcatgtttttttaatcCATGTTTTTTGTAACACGTGAACTTAGTTTGAACCGATACTCGAAGAAAACTTACGAAACAAGATGCAAACTTAAATGACGTTCATCAAACCGAATTGGAAGAAACTTGATCATAGGAACTTCACAAGTAGCTCCTTGTAGTATATTATGGCATTCATTATTCTCAATAAAGTCTTT
This genomic window contains:
- the LOC131431393 gene encoding uncharacterized protein LOC131431393, translated to MFFLKCTFLLLMFSTFRAIFGDDCGQRTALTRQLVHFGNQSRLGEWPWHVGLFHRMNRASPSYACGGTILTKNCVITAAHCTYPQSRVRPLFASEILVRAGIANIQQLEHSLQQFSVAEILRHEEYNTDSLESDIALLKLAGSFEFTDYVKRICYWIGGDGEELIIGKNGMIVGWGKDENEALPDILQHAIMPIVSRKNCRDSDPVYYPKFLYDRKTFCAGYRNGTSAGLGDSGGGLYIEIDGKWRLRGIVSNGKLNPTTLLLDTKSYVVFTDVAYYRSWINQKVPQLNASHHEDSTGHQFSKCGKIKQTEFSRTGFKEDRKWPWKGEVYKNGKPPSRLCEVAIINPLFVLSPAEVYSPEDVINPSQLLIVFKVIRNYEGKPFHHSKVRKISPHENFDRQTRMHNIALLQLKDSLQFTELLRPICLWEMEPPKFDISNTDGYLGEFNSLIGPHDECVNVYNISQSFLNEHSLCIIISIYNFRGTLGDLLFLKYNDSWYLRGISFNMIKRDYVYYILLLDVAFYKDWIIKKSLTPSQNLLAIENCSSASPGQWLYNIRNNYVLQCFAALISPSLLVTTASCVEGIPITKLSVGITAKARKVYLHPSFDKLELSNNIAIVELEQPFANSPICLPKSDGNSSHLELQYRHWQPVLQFDEHFTVNFTSSNVRSCARRWQREGAKVHTDGGHICGQLLGFEIGPKYQCNANLHGSPLVYESGNNTFLRGILDIGKGNHCELNDLPEVYIDVSFYSEWIAGIEKTNREGSTAPAVEIETTEREEWRKGSW